A window of the Kosakonia sp. BYX6 genome harbors these coding sequences:
- a CDS encoding fimbrial biogenesis chaperone encodes MPKYKLFSALFSLLLLSLAFSNASASVMMLGTRIVYPSDVKEKSLVFTNTGGDPVLVQVWTDINNPDSTAETADAPFIVMPPIFRINPTVKHSLRLKFTGADLPQDRESLFWLNFLQYPAKKATDKDKNSLIVMIKSRVKIFYRPSGLKGNANNSLDDVQVSLQGKTIDVKNMSPWHISIVNAFIEDGQRKTPVKTTGIIKPYSAAQWVAPSGTGKKLIINAINDYGGVFSKTYALVH; translated from the coding sequence ATGCCAAAATACAAATTATTTTCCGCTCTGTTTTCGCTTCTTCTGCTTTCACTCGCATTCAGCAACGCATCGGCAAGCGTGATGATGCTGGGGACGCGCATTGTTTATCCATCTGATGTTAAAGAAAAATCGTTAGTTTTCACCAACACCGGTGGCGATCCTGTTTTAGTGCAGGTATGGACGGATATCAATAATCCGGATTCAACAGCAGAAACGGCAGATGCCCCTTTTATTGTGATGCCGCCGATTTTTCGTATCAATCCTACCGTTAAGCACTCTTTGCGGTTGAAGTTTACCGGCGCAGATTTGCCACAAGATCGCGAATCTCTTTTTTGGCTGAATTTCCTACAGTACCCGGCAAAAAAAGCTACCGATAAAGATAAAAATAGCCTCATTGTGATGATAAAAAGTCGGGTAAAAATTTTTTATCGTCCTTCAGGTCTTAAAGGAAATGCAAATAACTCGCTTGACGATGTGCAGGTTAGCTTACAAGGCAAAACCATTGACGTTAAGAACATGAGCCCCTGGCACATTTCTATTGTTAATGCCTTCATTGAAGATGGTCAGCGAAAAACGCCTGTGAAAACGACAGGAATTATCAAACCGTATTCTGCTGCGCAATGGGTAGCGCCTTCTGGTACAGGAAAGAAACTAATAATTAATGCAATAAATGATTATGGCGGCGTATTTAGTAAAACCTATGCATTGGTTCATTAA
- a CDS encoding fimbrial protein: MFRMKSFCTAATIFALGLSSSAFAATANNTVRFMGEVSEQTCNIDIDGNSTSPVVLLPTVSNSQLASSGSTAGDTPFTVTLSGCGPQLTSAGIVFVANNIDGQNLKNTATTAPATNVAIQLLEGTTELNFVNNKVETAKQSVGGSNLSATYDLTARYFATGVATAGNVEAQAQFAVTYL; the protein is encoded by the coding sequence ATGTTCAGGATGAAAAGCTTTTGTACGGCAGCCACTATTTTTGCTCTTGGTTTAAGTAGCTCAGCTTTTGCTGCTACCGCAAATAATACAGTACGTTTTATGGGCGAAGTGAGCGAACAAACTTGTAATATTGATATCGATGGTAACTCAACTTCTCCAGTTGTACTTTTACCTACGGTGAGTAATAGCCAACTCGCCAGCTCTGGCTCAACGGCCGGAGATACGCCTTTCACCGTGACCCTTTCCGGTTGCGGCCCGCAATTAACCAGTGCCGGCATTGTTTTCGTTGCGAATAACATTGATGGCCAGAATCTGAAAAATACCGCCACTACTGCTCCGGCAACCAATGTTGCGATCCAACTGTTGGAAGGCACAACTGAGCTGAACTTTGTAAATAATAAAGTTGAAACAGCCAAACAGTCTGTCGGCGGTAGCAATCTTTCCGCGACTTATGACCTGACCGCTCGCTATTTTGCGACAGGTGTTGCTACTGCAGGTAACGTTGAAGCACAGGCGCAGTTTGCCGTGACTTACCTGTAA